In Desulforegula conservatrix Mb1Pa, one genomic interval encodes:
- the rdgC gene encoding recombination-associated protein RdgC gives MGLLSGSVSINRYKIEGQIPENLIETVKEGLKKHRFPEIEDDTAEFMSGWTSFSNSFSADFEAEKFQIMQFFVFSVRIDKKTVSSKAVKKHVAIESARRLSESGKTFLSKAEKKEIKESIINMLMSRVPSNPDIYDLMWDMEKNEVWFFTGLKAAGEELETLFSKSFGLRLVRLFPYSMAELCCDFSPQEKDAFLKLTPTSFRI, from the coding sequence ATGGGCCTACTTTCCGGAAGTGTTTCAATAAACCGTTACAAAATAGAAGGACAAATTCCCGAGAATCTAATCGAGACAGTCAAGGAAGGACTGAAAAAACACAGATTCCCTGAAATAGAGGATGACACGGCAGAATTCATGTCTGGCTGGACAAGTTTTTCAAATTCTTTTTCTGCCGATTTTGAGGCCGAGAAGTTCCAGATCATGCAGTTTTTTGTTTTTTCCGTGAGGATAGACAAGAAAACAGTGTCTTCAAAGGCAGTAAAAAAACATGTCGCGATTGAATCAGCCAGAAGGCTTTCAGAGTCAGGCAAAACTTTTCTATCAAAGGCAGAAAAAAAAGAAATCAAGGAAAGCATTATTAATATGCTGATGTCACGCGTACCATCAAATCCTGACATCTATGATCTAATGTGGGATATGGAAAAAAATGAAGTCTGGTTTTTTACTGGACTCAAGGCCGCCGGAGAGGAATTAGAAACCCTATTCTCAAAATCATTTGGACTGAGACTGGTTAGGCTTTTTCCTTATTCCATGGCTGAGCTTTGCTGTGATTTCTCACCACAGGAAAAAGACGCTTTTCTTAAACTTACCCCCACATCTTTCAGAATATAA